A window of Choristoneura fumiferana chromosome 8, NRCan_CFum_1, whole genome shotgun sequence contains these coding sequences:
- the LOC141430033 gene encoding uncharacterized protein produces MYTKIVFLATIALAAAKPSIAPAALVASAPLVAAPAPVVAPAPFVTATSSQYVQRNYNGLVAAAPIVAAPAPYVAAAARIVAPSAPVVAAPAPYFAPAAKFVAPAAPYVAAAPGPYVAASGAFLPGRYAAPYVASPYYAPSAPYIAL; encoded by the exons ATGTACACTAAAATT GTATTCCTCGCCACCATCGCTCTAGCAGCTGCCAAGCCAAGCATAGCGCCGGCGGCGTTAGTGGCTTCAGCTCCACTAGTGGCGGCCCCGGCGCCGGTTGTGGCTCCTGCCCCTTTCGTGACTGCGACCAGCTCCCAATACGTACAAAGGAACTACAACGGACTTGTTGCAGCTGCTCCTATTGTGGCTGCCCCAGCTCCATATGTCGCTGCAGCGGCTAGAATTGTAGCTCCTTCTGCCCCGGTAGTCGCCGCTCCTGCCCCTTACTTTGCCCCGGCAGCTAAGTTCGTAGCACCAGCTGCCCCTTACGTAGCTGCCGCGCCTGGTCCATACGTCGCCGCCTCAGGTGCGTTCTTGCCCGGCCGGTATGCTGCACCTTACGTTGCCTCTCCCTACTACGCCCCTTCTGCCCCCTACATTGCCCTATAA
- the LOC141430032 gene encoding uncharacterized protein: MLIKVLLFGAICGHVYSSGVAGVGHALAPVVTAASSQYFERTFNRLVAAPAVPIVPVAPAPPVVVEPVAKAVPTPVQPQPNIPIQPNVAIAVATAQAAPVATILLPPYPFGPPPAINFIPASPPIVVPDEDSRTEPTTTTKKTKPTKATIREPEPTTPLPASSDDNFAQALPSNQNVGFSQYFVPKQPLPLEPQNKPQKLKTSVEIERVPLTYIAPPPLDQLPFQQIKHIHTFVPAKTKIIIRPVSAPLRLRGRPLRIVAYRRPLRYTRPPPIQNALRRGSNSRDIEPTTFSPFAKSNTKPPKIV; encoded by the exons ATGCTTATTAAG GTGTTACTATTTGGAGCAATATGCGGTCACGTGTACAGTTCTGGAGTAGCTGGAGTTGGACATGCCTTAGCCCCAGTAGTAACCGCAGCGAGCTCACAATACTTCGAGAGAACTTTTAATCGATTAGTAGCAGCTCCTGCTGTACCTATTGTTCCTGTAGCCCCTGCACCTCCAGTAGTCGTGGAGCCTGTTGCCAAGGCAGTGCCTACTCCTGTACAACCACAACCAAACATACCCATACAGCCTAATGTAGCCATAGCCGTCGCGACCGCCCAAGCGGCACCAGTCGCTACAATTCTTCTGCCACCCTATCCATTTGGACCGCCACCGGCCATCAATTTCATACCTGCGTCTCCACCGATCGTTGTCCCTGACGAAGATTCTAGAACCGAACCAACGACTACAACTAAGAAGACCAAACCCACTAAAGCAACTATCAGAGAACCTGAACCCACGACGCCATTGCCGGCAAGCTCCGATGACAACTTCGCTCAAGCTTTGCCGTCGAATCAAAACGTCGGCTTCAGTCAATACTTTGTTCCTAAACAACCATTGCCGTTGGAACCCCAAAACAAGCCTCAGAAGTTAAAGACTTCAGTGGAAATTGAACGAGTTCCTCTAACTTACATTGCTCCACCGCCTCTGGATCAACTGCCATTCCAGCAAATCAAACATATTCATACATTTGTGCCGGCAAAAACTAAGATCATAATCAGACCAGTATCTGCACCTTTAAGGTTACGTGGAAGGCCACTTCGGATAGTGGCGTACCGAAGGCCACTCCGGTACACTAGGCCACCTCCTATCCAAAACGCATTAAGGAGAGGCTCTAATTCGAGGGACATAGAACCTACGACTTTCAGTCCGTTTGCGAAATCCAACACCAAGCCACCAAAAATAGTGTAA
- the LOC141430034 gene encoding uncharacterized protein, with product MHIKRGLIPITRRPMPATPEQRPLRHPARPPYIYLPANTESDILLPAPLENHQHQPKFNKMMKLVVIMSALVAIAVAKPSVVAAPLVAAAPAPIVTATSSQYYHRINNGLAAYVAAPAAYVASAPYVAAAAPYVASPYVSAPYVSAPYVASPYSAPIVAL from the exons ATGCACATCAAGCGTGGTTTGATTCCCATCACGCGTCGTCCAATGCCAGCGACGCCCGAGCAGCGGCCGTTGCGCCACCCGGCGCGGCCGCcgtatatatacctacctgcaAACACGGAGTCCGACATACTCCTGCCTGCTCCTCTCGAGAACCACCAGCACCAACCCAAATTCAACAAAATGATGAAGCTT gTTGTAATCATGTCTGCCCTGGTCGCCATCGCCGTGGCGAAGCCGTCCGTGGTGGCGGCGCCGCTGGtggccgccgcgcccgcgcccatCGTGACCGCCACCAGCTCGCAGTACTACCACCGCATCAACAACGGGCTGGCCGCCTACGTGGCTGCGCCTGCCGCGTACGTCGCGTCAGCCCCCTACGTAGCAGCCGCGGCCCCGTACGTCGCGTCTCCCTACGTCTCGGCGCCCTACGTCTCGGCACCTTACGTCGCATCTCCGTACTCTGCTCCCATTGTTGCTCTTTAA